The stretch of DNA GAGTTCGGCAAATAATCGGCCGCAGCCAGCGAGTATCGCTGCTTTTCCAGCCTAGTATCCGAGACTTTGAGTACGATCTGCGGTTCACGAGTCCCTATCTGGCTAGCGAAGATCGTTTGGGTTACAGTTTCGGCACTTTTCGCGATCGCCGGAGTTCGGACATTTTTGACAAAGATGTTAATTTACCCGACGACAACAAAGTTCGGGAAATCAGGATGGGCGGTAACGTCAATTTCACCCGACCGATTGGCGATTGGCAGGGGACTCTGGGATTGAACTATACCAGCATCAGCACGCGCGATCGCAATTTGAGGATTGCCCGCCGCGATGAAGAAGGAAATCCTCTGACTTTAAGCGGTACGGGGGTTGACGAATTATACACTGTCTCCTTAGCTTTCACCCGCGACTGGCGCAACAATCCCTTTAACCCCACTAGCGGCTCAATTTTGACTTTGGGTACAGAACAGTCAATTCCTCTGGGGCGGGGGAACATCACAATGAATCGGTTATTAGCTAATTACATACAATACGTGCCTATACAATTGATAGGTCGAGGCGATCCCGAAGCTTTGCCCGAAATGTTTGCCTTTAACTTGCAAGCGGGTACGATCGTTGGCGACTTCCCACCCACAGAAGCTTTCCGTCTCGGTGGTAGCAGTTCTGTGCGGGCTTACACATCGGGAGCTCTTGGCACTGGCCGCAGCTACGTTTTAGCCTCCGGCGAGTATCGCTTCCCCATCAGGAATAATATCGGCGGCGTAATATTTGTCGATTTTGCCTCAGATTTAGGTTCTGGCGACAGCGTATTGGGAGAACCAGCCATTGTCCGGGACAAACCTGGGACGGGTGCGGGGGCTGGGGTAGGAGTACGAGTGCGATCGCCTTTTGGGTTAATTCGCTTCGATATCGGAGTTAGCGATCGCGGCGGCGTAAGATTCCTCTTCGGTACCGGACAACGGTTTTAAACTGTTAGTTGTTAATTGTTCGTTGTTAGTGGTTAGTTGTTAGTTGTTATTGACCCAGAAACCTGGCTTCTGCCGTGCATTTCGACAAACGTTTGACTAAACGGACGGTTGAATATTCTGGCTAACATTGCTCCAGTTACAGCTCTTATTAACGCTGAGGTTTCTTGAGTTTAGAATCTTTAGCTTTTGCCGTTGATTTCGCTGGATAATACCTAAATTTACTCAGAGCAGCACTTGCCGATTTAGCAACATTCCGATCTGTATCTCGCAGAGCTTGTTGCAGAAAAGGGATCGCTTTATCAGACTTAATTGCTCCTAAAGCTTCCACCGCAGATAGGCGTACCTGCGGCTCCAAATCTCTACTCAGCTTTCCTAATATTGGTATTGCCTGCTGCAATTCCGATCTTGAACCGTTAGCAGCAGCAATTTTGCTTAAAGCTGCTGCTGTTAACTTGCGAATATTAGCGCTTTGATGACGGGAGTACCCGATTAACTGAGGAACAAAACTGATTTGACGGGAATCTCCCCAAGCTATAATTTTATTATCTAATTCCTGAACTAATGCTTTAGCAGTGAAGTTCAATGTTGGGACTTTCTGCTCTTCAATTTCCGGCTCCAAAGGGACAGAATAAGTAGGAGTTACCGTCTCTAATTGTGGTGATTCCACAAACTCAGGAGTTGCTGTCTCTGAGGGCTGTGATTGCCAAGCTGGATTTTGTTCTCCTAACTGACTTTCATAATGGTTTTGTAACATCCTGACCGTTTGTTGTGTATAACCTTCATGGTTTTGCAACTCCTCATTGGCATTTTTTAACTGAGTTTCATAATGTTCTTGCAGTAGTCTGGTATTTCCCTGCATCTGAGCCTCGTGAGCTTGGGATTTCTCTGCGGCTAATCTTAAATCATTTTCGTATTCCTCTTGCAGCAGATTGATAGCTGATTGTTTCTGAGCTTCATAAGTTCTAGCTAATTCTTCAGCAGCTTGCATTAATTGAGTTTCGTATTGTGCTTGCAATTCACTGATAGTTGCCTGCATCTGAGCTTCGCGAGCCTGTAATTCTTCAGTGGTTTGTTTTAACTCGCTCTGATGTCTATCTTGCAGAGATTGTATGGCTGATTGCATCCTGTCTTCATAGGTTTTCTGCAATTCATCAGTGACTTGGACTAACTGAATATTGTGTTGGTCTTGTAAGGATTGTATCGTTTCCTGTAGCCGTGAATTATGAACTTGTTCTAATTCTTCTGTGATTTGTCGGCGGCGGTTTTCCTCTCCCGCTTGTAGGGATTTGATAGTTTCTTGCATCCGAGACTGGTGGGTTCTTTCCATGTCCTCGGATATTCTGCGAGTTTGCTCGCTTTGGTTTTGCTTGTGCTGCTGCAATCTCTTTTCTACCAACCAGTAGGCAACTGCCAATCCCGCCAAAAAACTTATGAGTGCTGCTATTACTAAAATCATCAGTGAAAACCCTCCAGTTTGAAGTGCGCCTGCTTTTCTGTTTAACTAATGATACAGTATTGAAGAGATGGCAAAGTATAAAAATTGCTAAACTGCTACCTCTCCAAAGCCACTTCGCAGTCGTGTCTCAATGGAACACCCATTACCAACTCCCACCACTCGCGCTCATGTTTTTGTTTCGGGAACTGTTCAAGGTGTTGGCTATCGTTACTCAACTATGAATTACGCCAAGCGATTTGGCGTGAATGGTTGGGTACGAAATCTTGCCGACGGCAGGGTAGAAGCTGTGTTTGAAGGAAGTATAGAAGCCGTGCAATCGATGATTTCCTGGTGTCGCATTGGGCCGATGGGTGCTGTAGTTAAAGATGTGGCGATCGAGTATGAAGAACCGGAGGGAGATCGCCGATTTGAAATTCGCCGTTTCTAACTGTAATGACTTCAAATAATCGGGCAACTTTGCTCAAATCTTTGTCTCCCGGTGCTATTTCTAAACCGCTGGAAAGGTCAATGCCGCTAGGTTGAAGTTGTTTGAGGGCAGCTAATATATTATCAGGAGTTAAACCGCCGGCAAGTAGCCAAGGACAACTAGGTTGAAACTGTTTTAAACTCGTCCAATCTATCGTTTTACCCGTACCGCCTAGCTGGTTAGGATGATAAGCATCTAACAGTAAGGTATTAACATGAGCGGCGTAAATAGCGGCTTTCTCTAAAGTTTCAGGTGTTTTTACTCTCAAAGCTTTGATAATTTCAACTCCGGGTAAAAACTGCTGGAGGCGATCGCAAAATTCTGGGCTTTCATCTCCATGCAACTGCACGCCATTTAATTGAGACCGATCGACTACTTGACAGATTATTTCTAGTGTGGTATTAGCAAAAACCCCGATGCGATCGATATTCTGGGGTAACTGCTCGACGATCGCCCGAATCAACTCTGGCTGAATATACCTGGGCGATGCTGGCACACAGATAAATCCCAAGGCCCCCGCCCCTAGCTGCGCGATCGCTTGCCCTTGCTCTAGCTTCGTAATCCCACAAATTTTGACTCGCACGATCGCACCTCTCTGCCGCAGTTGTATCAAAATATAAACTTATTGTTAACTATTAAAACAAATTTTAGTTTGTGGCTAAGCACTATTTATAATTTTTGCATTCAATTAGTCCCAGCAAGCAGCCGTCCAGACAGCCTGTTTGGGCGTTGATATAAAATTGGTTCTGGTCAGAGAGTCCATTTTTCATGGATTTTCAGAATTTAGGTGCCAATGACTAAACTCACATTCCTTTCTAAGTTTATCAAAGGAGATTAGGAACTTGATTTACTCTGCTTTACTTTTGGCCGTCGGTCAATCTACTACACCCCATACACCAGAATGGTCTCTCGGTGTAGGGCTAGTAATGATTCTTGCCAATCTATTCGCGATCGCGATCGGCTACTATGGAATTTCCAAGAACAACCGAGGCAAAGGCCCAGCTTTACCCGTTGACCTACCAGGTATGTTCACAGGATTTGGCGTACCTGAATTATTAGCAACAGCAAGCTTCGGTCACATCCTGGGAGCCGGAGTTATCTTAGGTTTAGGCAACGCTGGAGTCCTCTAAATCGTCCAGAAATTAACAATTAAAAATTAGAAAGCCGGAAATCGAGCGGCAAGTTTTAATTGTGAATTAGACGTTTCAGAACTTACCCATAATGTAACGCCGCCGTCCCGCAGGTTCAAAAACCGGGTAATTCGGTGGCGTTATAAATAGTAGAAAAATCATGTTAACCCTAGTTTGTCACTCTAGGAAGAGTAAAATAGAAAGAGAAGTGTAAATGGGAGACATAGATGATGATACAGCCCAAAATTCCACAACCTACCATTAGTTTCATCGATCAATATTGTGGGAGTTATCAAAAAATATTTCCAGAAGTTAGAAGCTATGAAGCCTTTAAGCAAATTATTATGGGGATTTTGACACCAAGCAAAAGAAAAAGTTTAGTAACACTATCTAAAATCAATACTCCGGACAGTTTTGGAGTAGAGAGGCAAGCGAAAGCCCACAAAAGAGTCAGTAAAATTTGAATCTAAAAGGCAGAAAAAAAGACACTCTTTAAGTTAAGCTAAAAAAGCACACCAACTTAACAGACTGCATACATGAATATTATTGAATCCATTTTACAACAAATGTCAGGGGTGAGTCAAGCCCAAAAAAAGTTTATAATGACTTTACTTTCCACAATCGTGCTGGTTTATGCCAAAGTGAAATTCACCAACCTGGGTCGTTATAGTTCTGCCAATGAAAAAACTTATCGGCGGCAATTTTTCCAAAAGTTTGACTGGTCTCACTTCTCTAAACTTTTTATTAAAAAGCCTTGAATCAAGAGCGCACAGTTATTGCCGTTATTGATTGTTCTTTTCTGAGAAAAAGTGGTAAAAAGACTGAGGGAAAAGCTTATTTTTATAATGGTATCGCCGTATTTTCAATGGCCTCTTATAAACGCTTGGAATTCAATCGGCATCTACTTTCTACATTTATTAGCAAGTTAGATTTAGACAAGGACTTGATTTTAAATCATCCTAACCTCCCTTCAGTCTTGTCTTATGGTACTCTGGCTGCTTAAAAACTGTCCGGACTATTGATATTGGCAAAATTAAATATCAAGATGTAGGCAATATTTATGGAGAAAAAACTTGGATTGAATATGGATTTAGACAAAGCAAATCTGAATTAGGTTGGTCGGACTTTCATGTAACTAAATATAATGATATTGCTAAATGGTGGTCAGCTATTTGTTGTGCTTTTCTATTAGTTAGTATGAGGGCTATTTCAACTCAGCCTTCGGAATTATCTGACTTATCAACTTGTCAATCTGAACTGAATAGTTATCTAGCTGAACATCCAGACTGGGATTTCAATCAAGGCTGGAAATCAATGCTAAATAATATGCAATTACTATTATTACCACTATTAGCCCTCAAATTAGTTGAACCTTGGTTGAAGGTAATGCAAGCTCCTCTATTAGTTAGTAGCTTTAATACTTTAATTGGTCTGGTTAATCTCTGTGCTAATGCCTTAACAGGGACTAAATTAAATGCTATTCACCAATTTTCTTCTGCCTAGAGTGACAAACTAGGGGTAATCCGAGAAAATAGCTCTCCCGTAAAAGAATTTGGGCTATTGAAGAAGTTTCCTGGTGCTGCTAAAACATCTTCCCTAAACAAACAAAACCCGCGAAGGCGGGTTAGGGAGTCCGTAGATGCGGACGTTGTTTATGTAGACGCGATCTTCAATTAGTTTCGCACTCAAGCACTTTTCAACCAATTCTTGTACAAGTTTTCTTTAACCATACTTTGCCTGAGCACTTCGACTAGATACTCTTGAGCTTGCTCTAGACTCAGGTGCTTGACTTCATCGCGCAAAACTTGCAGTTTGAATTGTTGTTCTAAGCTAAGACCTGTGGGCATTTCCATAGTTCACTCCTCCAATCTATAAGGGAGATATTTTAAGAACGACGTTGGCTTGGGTTCTTTGTATCCCCTTAATTGTAAATTATAGTTACATAGTATTGACAATCTGTCCAAAGTAAACATTTTTGGACTTATCTATGTAGCAAAAGTACATCTAAGTGTGTATGGCCCTATCATAAAAGGGTGAAAACCAGGCAGGATGAGCCAAAGGAGCTAGTCTAATGGACGCAATGGAGTTTTTTCAAAGAAGTGCTGGCCTGTGGCGATCGCAGCGCAGCATCCATCACCTTGCCTTCCGACAAGCGGAATTGGGAGATTCAAATATAGAGGTGACAGCGCTGGCGGCGGACGATCCGCGAGTCGCAGAAATCTGCGCGATGCACGAAGTTGAGCCTACTCAGGCGGCAGGTGGTGCTTTTGTGACTTGGCACGGGTCAATGGCCTGGGACAAGGAAGACGAAAATCACAAGGGGTCTACAGTGTTTGCGATCGTACCCGATGCAGAAAATCCCAGACAAGGTTTGATGCTGCGAGAGCGCGGCTATGCGGAAATCATGCCCGTAGCTGGACGCTATGAGATGGATGCTGAGGATGGGTTGGTCTTAATTACAGAATACGAAACCATGAGCTCGATCGAGCGCTTCTGGTTTACTAACCCCAATGTGCGGATGCGGACAAGCTCAGTCAAACGCTTCGGCGGCTTTAGCACCTCTACTTTCTGCACGGAAATCCGGGTGGAACCAGAGTCTCAGGCAGATGCTCCTCCACAGGATGAAGTCGCAACAGAGCAGTTTTACTCCGCTCTTGGCTGGTAGGGAAGAGAGAATGGGGAGTTTTGAGTTTTGAGTTTTGACTGGCAACAGTCAGAAATTCCCCCTTCCCCTCTGTCCCTCTGTCCCTCTGGCTTCTTGCCTTTCTACCCCCTACCTCCCCTGTCTGCCAACGTCAAAAAATGTTAAAGATTGTTGCGTAATTTCAGAAAAATAAGATTTAGATTGCTAGAATCCCCTACCCTGTAATGATGGCTAGTTGTAGCAATACACTAGCTGTTGATAAAACTAGCGGCGAACTTAGGCTGTTAACCTAAGTGGAGTAAGTTCAGTAAAGGGACTTTGACATCCCTAGCTAGAGCAACTCTCTAAGTCGAAATGAATCCCCGTGTCTTCAGAGCGGGGATAGTCAAAGTGTCAACAACTTCTGAAAATTAAGATTACGGAGATTGTAACGTGGCGCTTCCTTTATTAAGCTACAGCCCTAAGAGCCAAAACCAGCGTGTTTCTGATTTTGAAACCCGGAGCGACGAGCAGCCCAGAATTTTTACAACTGAAAATGTCCTGAGTTCAGGGGACATAGAAGGTTTGATTTGGGCCGCCTATCGCCAGATTTATAGCGAACACCAGATGCTGAAAAGCAACCGCCAGGTAGCCTTGGAATCGCAACTTAAGTGCGGCCAAATTACGGTACGGGACTTCATCCGGGGTTTAGCTACTTCCGATCCCTTCCTGCGTCGGAATTATCAAACCAACAGCAACTACCGCTTTGTGGAAATGTGCGTACAGCGCATTTTAGGTCGCGATGTTTACAGCAATCGTGAAAAGATCGCTTGGTCAATTGTGGTTGTCAACAAGGGGCCCCAAGGTTTCATCGATGACTTGCTCAACAGCGAAGAGTACCTGAACATCTTTGGCTACGATAAGGTACCTTATCAGCAGCGGCGGGTGTTGCCCCAACGGAATGTAGGGGACACACCTTTTAACCTGAAAACCCCTCGCTACGGTGAATACCACCGCTCGCAGTTGGGCTTCCCGCAAATGATTTGGCAGACAAGCGTGCGTCGTTTTGTTCCTCAAGAACAACAGGCAAAGGCTGGCGATCCGTCGCAGTATTTGAATATGGCACGGCAGATGCCGGTACCTGCGGCTCCGCCGTCGCGAGTGCCTTTGGCAAATCTCAATATCGCAACTACGGTTCCTTACCGCCGCCGATAAAATTTGCTCTTGCTTGCCAGATTCCAGAGCGCCAGAAAGCTAACTGAATCTATCAGATGTGACTTTCTGGATTTTGAGTTTTGAGTTTTGAGGTTTGAGTTTTTGTTAACTCAGAATCCAAAACTCAGAACTCATAATTTTTTAGAGGGGCTAGGGGCTAGGGAAAGAGGGAAAGAGAGTCAATAGTGTCAGCCATAAGCGAGTGTCCTAACTGTTGTGACGGTTGCTATATCATCTAACGCGGTTGATTTAAAAAACGCCCCGCCAACATCATCGCATCTCCAATATCGACATCATTATCGCCATCGGCATCTAAAAAGGAACTCAACAGCGAATTTTGGCCTTGCTGCGGATCTTGAGCATTACTGCCCATTTGCAGTAAATTAAGTACCAGAGGAATCAAGACAGGAATCATAGCTTGAATTGTCCCCGGATCGATACCTGTTCTTTGAGCGATCGCCTCAGTAATTTGCGTTACCTGGTTAGAATTAAATAAACTCTGAACGGCTTGAATATTGGGAGTTGTACCGCTGTATTGATTGACAATTGCTTGAGCTTGAGCGTTACCAGACTGCGATCGCACATCTTGCAAAGCCGAGCGCACATAACCCCCTAACATCGATACTGCCATTTGAGCCATTCCCGGCTCAACACCATAGTTATTGCTCAGTTGTTGGACAGTACCAACAATATTATCCAACTGATTTGGACTAGCCTGCTGATTTGGATTGTCGATCGCGCCCAAAATTTGATCGAATAGTCCCATAGTTTCAACCTCCCTGTCTCATTGCTAAATTCTAGAGTATTTACTCATTAAACCCTTTACATCATAAATCATTATCTTTCTGACTTTAATCAAATTAAAGGTTTGAGAATTGAGGACTAAACAATTCCTCTATGAATCGCCCCTCCTCCACTTCTTAAACAACTCCGGCGTAACTAACCCTTGAGGAAAAAATATCGTCCCCAAAACAATCAACAACCCAAAAATAATTAACCGCCCATCCCGCAAAAATTGCGCCAACCAAATCGGTAAACCCGCCGTAGCTGCCAGCGCCCTCAAAACCTCCGGCAAAGCCGTAAACACCATCCCCCCTAACACCGGGCCTAAAAACGTTCTATTCCCACCAATTAACACCGAAGTTAAATAAATAATACTAGCATCAAAAGTACCTTGACGAGCATTCCAAGTATTAAGAAAGTGAGCGCTAACCGCACCCACAACCCCCGCCAAAATCGCACCCAAAGTAAAAGCTAAAACTTTATAAAAAGTCGGATTAATCCCAATCGCATCAGCCACCAATTCATCCGCACGAATAGCCGCAAAAGCACGACCTACGCGGATACGTTCAAGGCGATAAAGAAGTGCCATACTTACTAATAGTAAAGGCACTGCAACCCACAAATACTCAATCGGTGTGCCAAAAGGTTGAGGAATCCCAAAAATCCCCACCGCGCCCCCAGTGATATCCAAATTTAGCGATAAAACCCGCAGAATTTCTACAAAAGCAATCGTTGCAATTGCTAAATAAATTCCCCGCAATCGCAAAGCAGGAACCCCTACAAAAATTCCCAAACAACCACTGATAATACCAGCAATTAACATTTCCAACAACAGGAACGGCAAAGGAAATAAATTGCCTGTTTGCTTAAATACCGTAGTAGAAAGAATTGCGGCAATATAACCACCCAAAGCATAAAAACCAGGACTAGCTAAAGATAATTGCCCAGTCATCAACGGCAAATAAAGAGATAGCCCTAGCATTGCCCCTAACAGCATTGAAACAATTAAAAACCCGTAAGTAGCAAAAAAATCAGCCATTTATAATGTATTTGTTATTTATTAACTGGTAATTTTGGTCAAACTTCCCTCTTCCTTCTTCCCTCTTCCTTCTTCCTTCTTCCTTCTTCCTTCTCTAAACCTTCTGAATAAACCGCCGTCCTAACAAACCCTGTGGTCTCACCAAAAGCATAACAAACAATATAGCAAAAGCCGCAGCATCCTTATAAGCAGAAAAATCCGCAGGTACAAAAGCCTCGACTAACCCAATTACAAAACCTCCTAAAACCGCCCCAGGAATACTCCCCAATCCCCCAAGTACAATTACTGCCAAACCCTTCAAACCAAAAACAATCCCAAAGTATGGCCCTGCAATACTCACGCTAGAACCCACTAAAGTTCCCGCCAAACCCGCCAAAAAACTGCTCACAAAAAATGTCAAGACAATATACCTATCAGTGTCAATACCTAACAAACTAGCCGTAATATCATCTTCAGCTACAGCTTGCATCGCCTTACCAAACTTAGTAAAGTTTATCAGGTAAGTTAAGATAGCTACAATCACTATAGATACCCCAAAAATCACCACCTGAACAGTGCGAATTGGAATTGGTTTATCCAATGTTCCAAAGTTAATTGCCGCAGGTAAATTCCCATAAGTATTAGCAGGAAATGTGTAAATTTCCGCTCCAACCAGATATTGAATGATATTCGCGATCGCAACAGCCACCCCTAAACTAGAAACCACTGTCAATAGCGGGTCAGATTGTCGTTGGCGTAATGGTCTAAAAGCAATCCTTTCGATCGTAACCCCAACCAAACCAGCTAGCGTGCTGCCAATAATTAACGCTCCAAAAAAAGGCAATTGCACAGGCCCTTTAGCATTAGCTAGCAACCCATTAAAACCAAAAGTTCCCCCCATTAGCGTATAGGTGAAATAGGCCCCCAACGTAAATACAGCACCGTGAGCAAAATTAATAATTCCCAGAATAGAAAAAACTAGCGTGTAGCCCAAAGCAAAAATAGCATACACGCTGCCAATCGATAAACCATTGAGAAATTGTTGAATAAATTGAGTGATGTCCACATTCCCTCTTTTACAGCGGAGACTTTTCTTCAACAATTGCCGCAGAAAATTCTTTATAATTTGCTTCTACTTTGTTAAAATATGCTTGAGCATAATCCAACAAATAACTCTGCCATTGAGAAACATTTTCCGCCCAATAAATTAGCTCATCTGCGATTGCCGATCCTTGACGACCACTACTGCGTAGCTGATTCCAAGCCGTTATTTGCCCCATCGTTTTCAGCACCTTTTCTAACCGCCCTAACTTCCCATTCCATTGATCTAAACTCACCTTATCTTGAGTAGGCTGTAACCCCCGCAAAACAAATGGTTTGCCCTCCATTTCTACTGGTGAAACCCAAGATTGCGGCATAGCTTCCATCCGCTTTTGGATATTAACAATTCTTTCAGCTTCATTAACCCATTTAGGTTGTGGCAACTTTAAATAGGGAGTCAGAGAAGATGGGAGTGCTTGTTTGATATCGAGCAAATAGTTATCGTCAGGAGAACCTTTCCCTTCAACTAAGATCGCATAGCGCTTTACTCCTAAACTGCCAGTTCCAGCAATTCGTACTCCCACATCCAATACCTCAAAAAAATCAGGGTTTTGCTGCTTAGCTGCCCAATTTTTTACCAAAGATTCAAGCAACAATCGCTCATCTGAAGATACAGAAGCCGTGCGTTTATTATCAATAATAAAACGACGTTTGCCTTTTTTCTCTTCCGTCCGCCGATCCAAAAAATCTTTCCGACGGCGTAGTTTCAAACTCTCTAATAAATCTGCAACCATCCCCTCAGCCGTCGCCGCCTCTACAGTACGAGCAGTTCCTGATGCCAAAGCATCAGTATAAGCCTTGAGAAAGCAATGACACAAACTAATTGCTTCCGATTGATTTACTCCTAGCGTACCCGCACCGATCAAAATGCTAGTAAGAAAACGAGTTACTTCAAAAATACAAATTTTCCATTAACTCCATCTGCATCCATTTTAATCTGTGCTACGTAAAATGCTTTCTGATTGATTTCTCCTTGAGGCGTGAAAGAAATTTCACCCAAAGGCGTGTCATATTTCCCAATCAACAATTGCGAATTCAAATTAGTACGCAAATCGGCCAAGGGCTGAGCAGTAATGTTGGATTTAGCATTTACAGCTTTTAATGCCTCAACAAAAACCTGAACTCCAGTGAAAGCTTGAGCGCTAAATTGAGGAGGTTCTTTCTTAAATTGGCTACGATAAGCCTCTCGGAACGCTTTGTTAACTTCATTTTCATGCTCAGGGCTATAGGCTTGAGCAATCAAAACACCATCGCACAGCGCTTTACATACTGACAATACATTGGAAGTATTTAAACCATTACCACCAATGATAATCCCTTTATAACCAAGTTCTCGCAACTGTTTAATTAAGTTGCCCCCATCGGCTGCCAACCCAGAAATAATAATCAAATCTGGTTGCACGTTAATAGCATTAGTTGCTTGGGATTGAAAGTCAGTATCAGTAGTCAAGAATTTTTGCACCGTTGTCAATTCTAGCCCCTTATCTTTGACAGTTTTCTGAAAAGTTTCAGTCTCAGATTTACTAAAAGCATCATTCTGTGCAAAAAACACAGCCACTTTTTTAATGTTGGGATTTTGCTTAAGGGCCGCTGCGATCGCATTGGGGGCTACCACCGCCACAGGTGCCGAGACGCGAGCTATATATTCACCGATTTCTGGAATACCTTTAGCTGTGTTAGAGGGGGCTAATACTGGCACTTTGGCGCGATCGGCAATTGGATCGGCACTAAAAGCTTGCTGGGAAAGGGTGGGGCCAACAATACCCACAACTTTATCCTGATTGA from Kamptonema formosum PCC 6407 encodes:
- a CDS encoding ABC transporter substrate-binding protein encodes the protein MKKPAVHPFTLFATCASLLIACGQANTSSTSTTTSPTTSTSPSSPVAASAIPIGIGVAQTSNVALLGQEEVAGAKIAEKYFNDKGGIDGIPIKLVFQDTGGDEQGAINAFQTLINQDKVVGIVGPTLSQQAFSADPIADRAKVPVLAPSNTAKGIPEIGEYIARVSAPVAVVAPNAIAAALKQNPNIKKVAVFFAQNDAFSKSETETFQKTVKDKGLELTTVQKFLTTDTDFQSQATNAINVQPDLIIISGLAADGGNLIKQLRELGYKGIIIGGNGLNTSNVLSVCKALCDGVLIAQAYSPEHENEVNKAFREAYRSQFKKEPPQFSAQAFTGVQVFVEALKAVNAKSNITAQPLADLRTNLNSQLLIGKYDTPLGEISFTPQGEINQKAFYVAQIKMDADGVNGKFVFLK